In a single window of the Mycolicibacterium poriferae genome:
- a CDS encoding heavy metal translocating P-type ATPase — MTKSTILDVHGLNWASSTAVVEATLLRRPGVTSVEANAVNQTATVVYDPATTSVADLAGWIRDCGFHCAGRSVPDHVCDPMSEPHHDPSATLHEQPTSAPSPTAGEVHAHEAAPARTPQEAMGHGGGHAGMSMDHMVRDMRNRFLVALALSIPIMLWSPMGRDMFGFTVPAPFGLRDDVFTLLLSLPVVFYSAWIFFDGAWRALRARTLDMMVLVAVAVGAGWLYSLGVTLTGGGEVFYEAASVLTAFVLLGHWFEMRARGGANDAIRTLLELAPPMAVVLRDGEPVETPTAEVAVGDLLLIRPGAKIPVDGTVAEGTSDVDESMVTGESLPVSKAPDSKVIGASINTTGTLRVVATKVGSDTVLAQIVAMVQEAQNSKAPGQRFADRAAFWLVLVALIGGTATFLVWWAVGAGVQTALLFAITVVVITCPDALGLATPTAIMVGTGLGAKRGVLFKNATALETSARIDTVVMDKTGTLTKGEPEVTDVVVDGIPEDQVLAMVAAVETESEHPLAGAIVRYAAAHGIASASLTGFRNVPGHGAVATVDGRRVAVGNRKLMVEEDVEFGVLMQRRDELAASGRTAVLVGVDGRGVGVIALADAVRETSAEAVSALHDLGVEVVMLSGDNQATADRIAAQLGIDTVIAEVLPGDKAAKIAELQRQRKKVAMVGDGVNDAPALAQADLGVAIGAGTDVAIETADLVLMRSDPLDVAIALRIGRGTLRKMRQNLGWAVGYNVIALPIAAGVFVPSLGLVLRPEIAALSMSGSSFIVAVNALMLKRLKLPVPASAEAGAKS; from the coding sequence ATGACGAAGTCGACGATTCTCGACGTACACGGATTGAACTGGGCAAGTTCGACGGCGGTGGTGGAGGCCACTCTGCTTAGACGTCCGGGCGTGACTTCGGTCGAAGCCAATGCGGTAAATCAAACGGCGACAGTTGTTTACGACCCGGCGACGACCTCGGTCGCTGACCTGGCCGGGTGGATACGTGACTGCGGCTTCCACTGCGCGGGGCGGTCGGTGCCAGATCACGTCTGCGATCCGATGTCCGAGCCCCATCACGACCCATCGGCCACCCTGCACGAGCAGCCAACGTCGGCTCCGTCGCCGACAGCCGGGGAGGTGCATGCGCATGAGGCCGCGCCGGCACGAACTCCGCAAGAAGCGATGGGTCACGGCGGCGGACACGCCGGCATGTCGATGGATCACATGGTCCGCGATATGCGCAACCGATTCCTAGTAGCGCTCGCGTTGTCGATCCCGATCATGCTGTGGTCGCCGATGGGCCGCGACATGTTCGGGTTCACCGTGCCTGCGCCGTTCGGGCTTCGCGATGACGTGTTCACCCTGTTGCTGAGCCTGCCGGTCGTCTTCTACTCGGCGTGGATCTTCTTCGACGGTGCCTGGCGAGCGCTACGGGCCCGCACCTTGGACATGATGGTGCTCGTTGCCGTGGCGGTCGGCGCAGGCTGGCTCTACAGCCTCGGGGTGACGCTGACCGGCGGCGGTGAGGTGTTCTATGAGGCCGCCTCGGTGCTGACGGCGTTTGTTCTGTTGGGGCACTGGTTCGAGATGCGAGCTCGCGGTGGCGCGAACGATGCAATTCGCACCCTGCTCGAGCTGGCGCCCCCGATGGCAGTTGTTCTGCGCGACGGTGAGCCGGTGGAAACTCCCACCGCCGAGGTGGCAGTGGGTGACCTCCTGCTCATCCGCCCAGGTGCCAAGATTCCCGTCGACGGCACGGTGGCCGAGGGAACGTCAGACGTCGACGAGTCGATGGTCACCGGGGAAAGCCTGCCGGTGTCAAAGGCGCCGGACTCGAAGGTGATTGGCGCCTCGATCAACACCACCGGCACGTTGCGGGTCGTGGCAACGAAGGTCGGCTCCGACACGGTGCTGGCACAGATCGTCGCGATGGTTCAGGAAGCGCAGAACTCCAAAGCCCCCGGGCAGCGGTTCGCCGACCGGGCAGCGTTCTGGCTGGTTCTGGTGGCGCTGATCGGCGGCACTGCCACCTTCCTGGTGTGGTGGGCGGTCGGCGCCGGTGTCCAGACCGCGTTGCTGTTCGCCATCACCGTCGTGGTGATCACCTGCCCCGATGCGTTGGGGCTCGCGACTCCGACCGCGATCATGGTGGGCACCGGGTTGGGCGCCAAGCGGGGAGTGTTGTTCAAGAATGCGACCGCGCTGGAGACGTCGGCGCGCATCGATACCGTCGTCATGGACAAGACCGGCACGTTGACCAAGGGCGAGCCTGAAGTGACCGACGTCGTCGTCGACGGCATTCCAGAGGATCAAGTACTCGCCATGGTGGCTGCGGTCGAAACTGAGTCCGAGCATCCGCTGGCGGGGGCGATCGTGCGTTACGCGGCCGCGCACGGGATCGCTTCGGCGTCACTGACTGGTTTCCGTAACGTGCCCGGTCACGGAGCTGTCGCGACGGTAGATGGGCGCCGCGTTGCCGTCGGCAATCGCAAGCTGATGGTCGAGGAGGACGTCGAGTTCGGCGTGTTGATGCAACGCCGCGACGAACTCGCCGCCAGCGGACGCACGGCGGTCTTGGTGGGCGTCGACGGCCGGGGAGTCGGTGTCATCGCCTTGGCGGACGCTGTGCGCGAGACGTCTGCCGAAGCGGTGTCCGCGCTGCACGACCTCGGTGTCGAGGTGGTCATGCTCAGTGGCGACAATCAGGCCACTGCCGATCGCATCGCCGCGCAACTGGGAATCGACACGGTCATCGCCGAGGTGCTGCCAGGTGATAAGGCAGCCAAGATCGCTGAATTGCAACGACAGCGCAAGAAGGTCGCCATGGTCGGCGACGGCGTCAACGACGCACCGGCGCTCGCCCAAGCTGATCTCGGCGTGGCGATCGGTGCAGGCACCGACGTCGCCATCGAAACCGCAGATCTGGTGTTGATGCGATCAGACCCGCTCGACGTCGCGATCGCGCTGCGGATTGGACGGGGCACGCTACGAAAGATGCGGCAGAACCTTGGATGGGCGGTCGGCTACAACGTGATCGCATTGCCCATCGCGGCTGGGGTTTTCGTACCTTCGCTCGGCTTGGTGCTGCGGCCCGAGATCGCTGCCCTCTCGATGTCAGGTTCCAGCTTCATCGTGGCCGTCAATGCGTTGATGCTGAAGAGATTGAAGCTTCCCGTACCGGCGTCAGCGGAGGCGGGCGCCAAGTCGTAA
- a CDS encoding DUF3703 domain-containing protein: MPRISERARRVYRGEMTAAKYATDPAARWRHLERAHVVSQPDPWLHTCNHAAMLALALRQHDRREAIGQVVRLIVAAPGSLTGRYPVGNTGRVTAGLMTPMPIPDDLAALTNR; the protein is encoded by the coding sequence ATGCCAAGGATTAGTGAGCGTGCTCGGCGGGTCTATCGAGGTGAGATGACGGCTGCGAAGTATGCGACCGACCCCGCGGCCAGGTGGCGACATCTGGAGCGCGCACACGTTGTCTCGCAACCGGATCCGTGGCTGCACACCTGCAACCACGCCGCGATGCTTGCGTTGGCGCTACGCCAGCACGACCGCCGCGAAGCCATCGGCCAAGTCGTGCGACTCATCGTCGCTGCCCCCGGCTCACTGACTGGCCGCTATCCCGTCGGCAACACCGGCCGCGTCACGGCCGGCCTCATGACACCCATGCCCATTCCCGACGACCTCGCCGCCCTCACCAACAGATGA
- a CDS encoding ArsR/SmtB family transcription factor: MTEPVDACDLLCLDLPHAESIRATVPDSATIQAAAAAARGLSDATRLSIAAALSAGDELCVCDMAWVVGLPQGLVSHHLRQLKNASLVSSRRQGKLVMYQLTERGRQLTDLVLGGVDTVAAGKEPDRV; this comes from the coding sequence ATGACGGAGCCGGTAGATGCCTGCGATCTTCTCTGTTTGGACCTGCCGCACGCGGAGTCCATCCGGGCTACGGTGCCCGACAGTGCCACCATCCAAGCCGCCGCCGCTGCGGCGCGCGGCCTGAGCGATGCGACCCGGTTGTCCATCGCGGCCGCGCTTTCGGCCGGTGACGAGTTGTGCGTGTGCGATATGGCGTGGGTGGTGGGACTGCCTCAGGGCTTGGTGTCGCACCATCTGCGCCAACTCAAGAACGCTTCGCTGGTGTCCTCGCGGCGTCAGGGCAAGTTGGTGATGTACCAGCTGACCGAGCGCGGGCGCCAGTTGACCGACTTGGTGCTCGGCGGCGTTGACACGGTGGCTGCTGGAAAGGAACCCGATCGTGTCTGA
- a CDS encoding response regulator transcription factor produces MDKPAVTPSAGYRALVVDDEVPLAEVVASYLRREQFDVSLAHSGADALAQAREIDPDVVILDLALPGIDGVEVCRQLRTFSDAYVVMLTARDTEMDTIVGLSVGADDYVTKPFSPRELVARIRAMLRRPRTVAAPTSAAAAADEPPPRAFGPLSIDVAGRQVFIDDEPVLLTRTEFDILAALSSRPAVVFSRRQLLEAVWGDSWGGNEHLVDVHIGHLRRKLSDDPADPRYVITVRGVGYRMGSGQ; encoded by the coding sequence ATGGACAAGCCTGCGGTCACCCCTTCGGCGGGATATCGAGCATTGGTGGTCGACGACGAGGTGCCGCTGGCCGAAGTCGTGGCGAGCTACCTCAGACGCGAGCAGTTTGACGTCAGCCTCGCCCACAGCGGAGCCGACGCCTTGGCCCAGGCCCGTGAGATCGACCCGGACGTGGTCATCTTGGACCTCGCGTTGCCGGGCATCGACGGCGTGGAGGTATGCCGCCAACTTCGCACGTTCTCCGATGCCTACGTGGTGATGCTGACCGCACGCGATACCGAAATGGACACCATCGTGGGCCTGTCGGTCGGTGCCGACGACTATGTCACCAAACCTTTCAGTCCCCGCGAACTGGTCGCGCGGATCCGCGCAATGTTGCGCCGGCCTCGCACCGTCGCAGCGCCGACCAGTGCTGCGGCCGCGGCCGACGAACCCCCGCCGCGGGCCTTCGGGCCGTTGTCCATCGACGTAGCGGGCCGACAGGTATTCATCGACGACGAACCAGTTCTGCTCACCCGCACCGAGTTCGACATTTTAGCGGCGTTGTCGTCGCGGCCGGCCGTGGTCTTCAGCCGCCGCCAACTCCTCGAGGCCGTCTGGGGAGACTCCTGGGGCGGCAACGAACATCTCGTCGACGTCCACATTGGACATCTGCGCCGCAAATTGTCGGATGACCCCGCCGACCCGCGCTATGTGATCACGGTCCGCGGAGTCGGATACCGAATGGGAAGCGGCCAATGA
- a CDS encoding DUF302 domain-containing protein, with protein sequence MTIALSTALQTSFADAVARTRAALTEQGFGVLTEIDMKATLKAKLGEDMEEYLILGACNPPLAHRAVNVDRQIGLLLPCNVVVRADRADDTSVIVEAMNPQILVEVTGEPALRDVADEVTRKMQAAIDSLQTAAAPA encoded by the coding sequence ATGACCATCGCACTGTCGACAGCGCTGCAGACGTCGTTCGCCGACGCTGTCGCTCGCACCCGAGCCGCCCTGACAGAGCAGGGTTTTGGCGTCCTGACCGAGATCGATATGAAGGCGACGCTCAAGGCGAAGCTGGGCGAGGACATGGAGGAGTACCTCATTCTGGGCGCCTGCAACCCACCATTGGCTCACCGGGCAGTGAATGTGGACCGTCAAATCGGCCTGCTGCTGCCCTGCAACGTCGTTGTCCGAGCCGACCGTGCAGACGACACCTCCGTCATCGTCGAGGCGATGAACCCGCAGATACTGGTCGAGGTGACCGGAGAGCCGGCTTTGCGTGACGTCGCCGACGAAGTGACGCGAAAGATGCAGGCCGCCATCGACTCACTTCAGACTGCGGCCGCACCCGCCTAG
- a CDS encoding heavy metal translocating P-type ATPase: MSDACCGPQGAAEPEAGPEKLWQVRELQFATLAAVLLTAGWFVGRAGFEGAAHAVELAAVAAGAITFVPDAIRNLRHGRIGVGTLMTIAAIGAVALGQFAEAALLGILFSIAEGLEHYAVSRTRRGLRALLSLVPPKASVLRDGGEITVAPGDLVVGDVMVIRPGERAATDGTIRSGQTSLDLSAITGESVPVEAGPGSDVFAGAINGGGAIEVEVTALAANSSLARIVHIVEQAQERKGAGQRLADRIARPLVPAIMALAVGIAVVGAVFGDPMLWLERALVVLVAASPCALAIAVPLTVVAAIGAASRHGALIKGGAAVEELGRIKVVALDKTGTLTRNKPRVIDVVTTDDFSADEALRWAAALEARSEHPLAQAIMTAAGDAPTASDVTAIPGHGLHGDLDGRRLRLGKPTWVPPGPLAADVERLQAAGATVVVLARDDVPVAAIAVRDELRPEAAEAVSLLKRLGITVAMLTGDNTRTAEAVAAEAGITNVHSELLPEDKAALLRTIAQGRPIAMVGDGINDAPALATADIGIAMGAMGTDVAIETADVALMGEDLRHLPQVLAHSRRARRIMVQNIAFSLAIIAVLIPLAAFGVLGLATVVLIHETAEVFVILNAIRAARITALPGVSAIAVRSTTHSIDIGPAPTLDDPCCGPQSTQSPAAKLNLPLVAAEAASNDHGCDCCAPAGPPPAGDPTASTETNRR, from the coding sequence GTGTCTGATGCATGCTGCGGGCCGCAGGGTGCCGCCGAACCCGAAGCGGGTCCCGAAAAACTGTGGCAGGTTCGCGAATTGCAGTTCGCGACGCTGGCTGCAGTCCTGCTCACCGCGGGCTGGTTCGTCGGGCGGGCCGGCTTCGAGGGTGCCGCGCACGCCGTCGAGCTGGCTGCGGTAGCCGCCGGTGCGATCACGTTCGTGCCAGATGCGATCCGCAATCTGCGGCACGGTCGCATCGGGGTGGGCACGTTGATGACGATCGCCGCGATCGGTGCGGTGGCCTTGGGCCAGTTCGCCGAGGCCGCCCTACTGGGCATCTTGTTCTCGATCGCTGAAGGCCTGGAGCACTACGCGGTGAGCCGCACCCGCCGCGGGCTGCGCGCCCTATTGTCCCTGGTGCCGCCCAAGGCCTCGGTACTGCGGGACGGCGGTGAAATCACCGTTGCTCCTGGTGATCTCGTCGTCGGTGACGTCATGGTGATCCGGCCCGGTGAACGCGCCGCCACCGATGGCACCATCCGATCCGGACAGACGAGCCTCGACCTGTCGGCGATCACCGGCGAGTCAGTACCCGTCGAAGCCGGCCCCGGCAGCGACGTGTTCGCCGGCGCCATCAACGGCGGCGGAGCGATCGAGGTCGAGGTCACCGCCCTGGCCGCCAACAGCTCACTGGCGCGGATCGTGCACATCGTCGAGCAAGCCCAGGAACGCAAGGGCGCCGGCCAACGACTGGCCGATCGGATCGCCCGACCATTGGTACCGGCGATCATGGCATTGGCCGTAGGTATCGCCGTAGTGGGCGCGGTTTTCGGTGACCCGATGCTGTGGCTGGAGCGGGCGTTGGTGGTGCTCGTGGCCGCCTCACCGTGCGCGCTGGCGATCGCTGTCCCGCTGACCGTGGTCGCGGCCATCGGGGCCGCCAGCCGCCACGGCGCCCTGATCAAGGGCGGCGCCGCAGTCGAGGAGCTCGGCCGTATCAAGGTCGTCGCCCTGGACAAGACCGGCACGCTCACCCGCAATAAGCCCCGTGTCATCGACGTCGTCACCACCGACGACTTCAGCGCCGATGAGGCGCTGAGGTGGGCAGCCGCCTTGGAGGCGCGCAGCGAACACCCACTCGCCCAAGCGATCATGACTGCCGCCGGGGACGCACCGACCGCCAGCGACGTGACCGCAATACCCGGGCACGGCCTGCACGGTGACCTCGACGGCCGCCGGCTGCGCCTCGGGAAACCCACCTGGGTACCCCCCGGGCCACTCGCCGCCGACGTGGAGCGGCTGCAGGCCGCCGGCGCCACCGTGGTGGTACTCGCCCGCGACGACGTGCCAGTCGCCGCCATCGCGGTACGCGATGAACTTCGCCCCGAAGCCGCCGAGGCCGTCAGTCTCTTGAAGCGATTGGGGATCACGGTGGCGATGCTCACCGGTGACAACACCCGCACCGCCGAAGCAGTGGCCGCCGAGGCCGGCATCACGAACGTGCACTCCGAGCTGCTTCCCGAGGACAAAGCAGCTCTACTGCGAACCATTGCGCAAGGTCGCCCGATCGCGATGGTCGGCGACGGCATCAACGACGCTCCTGCGCTAGCCACCGCCGACATCGGCATCGCCATGGGCGCCATGGGTACTGATGTCGCCATCGAAACCGCGGATGTCGCCCTGATGGGTGAAGACCTTCGCCACCTACCCCAGGTACTGGCCCACTCGCGGCGCGCCCGGCGAATCATGGTGCAGAACATCGCGTTCTCGCTGGCCATCATCGCCGTCCTGATACCACTGGCCGCATTCGGTGTCCTCGGCCTGGCCACCGTGGTCCTGATCCACGAAACCGCAGAAGTCTTCGTCATCCTCAACGCCATCCGCGCCGCCCGCATCACCGCCCTGCCTGGCGTGTCGGCTATTGCCGTGCGGTCAACAACTCACTCGATCGACATAGGCCCGGCACCCACGCTCGACGACCCCTGCTGCGGCCCACAGTCGACGCAGTCGCCAGCCGCCAAACTCAACCTCCCATTGGTCGCGGCAGAAGCTGCATCAAACGACCACGGATGTGACTGCTGCGCTCCCGCCGGACCTCCACCGGCCGGTGACCCGACCGCATCCACAGAGACCAACCGCCGATAA
- a CDS encoding sterol desaturase family protein yields the protein MRTTSRAASPSTTALQAVARYGYVPFMLVGLNGAGIAVAAAGAPKYWLLAILAVAIATALLVERIIPYDSEWNHDRADGMRDRIHVAVNETLILASVAAIPLLAAIVPAPQLWPHSWPFVTQVLAAILVADFGITVVHLASHKVGVLWRFHAVHHSVTRFYGLNGLMKHPLHQTVEMAAGVAPLILIGLPVDVASALALAVAIQLLLQHSNAEYRIGPAKYVLALNEGHRFHHLKWAGIGDVNFGLFTLLWDHLMRTFSYDPARRFDSSQLGMAAKPDYPNSYLRQMIYPFTRRGGCASEATTTPTGATQTSISDPLSKNRC from the coding sequence ATGCGTACAACTTCCCGTGCGGCTTCGCCGTCCACCACCGCGCTCCAGGCAGTGGCCCGCTACGGCTACGTGCCGTTCATGCTGGTCGGACTCAACGGCGCAGGCATCGCCGTAGCCGCCGCTGGCGCCCCAAAATATTGGCTGCTCGCGATTCTGGCAGTCGCAATCGCAACCGCGCTCCTGGTGGAGCGAATCATCCCGTACGACTCAGAGTGGAACCACGATCGCGCCGATGGCATGCGCGACCGCATCCACGTCGCAGTCAACGAAACCCTCATTCTGGCCAGCGTCGCCGCGATCCCGCTGCTCGCCGCCATCGTCCCCGCGCCCCAGTTGTGGCCACACAGTTGGCCATTCGTCACGCAAGTCCTCGCCGCGATCCTGGTCGCCGACTTCGGCATTACCGTGGTACATCTGGCCAGCCACAAGGTCGGCGTGCTGTGGCGCTTCCACGCGGTGCACCACAGCGTCACCCGCTTCTACGGCCTCAACGGCCTGATGAAACACCCGCTGCACCAAACCGTGGAGATGGCCGCCGGCGTCGCACCTCTGATCCTGATCGGGCTGCCCGTCGATGTCGCATCAGCCCTCGCCCTGGCCGTCGCTATTCAACTGCTGCTGCAACACTCCAACGCCGAGTACCGCATCGGCCCTGCCAAGTACGTCCTGGCCCTCAACGAGGGCCACCGATTCCACCACCTGAAGTGGGCCGGCATCGGCGACGTCAACTTCGGGCTGTTCACCTTGCTGTGGGATCACCTCATGCGGACCTTTTCCTATGATCCCGCAAGGCGATTCGACTCCAGTCAGCTGGGTATGGCCGCCAAGCCTGATTACCCCAACAGTTATCTGCGCCAGATGATCTACCCGTTCACTCGACGCGGCGGGTGTGCGTCGGAGGCCACCACAACGCCGACCGGCGCCACTCAGACGTCGATCTCCGACCCGCTCTCGAAGAATCGCTGCTGA
- a CDS encoding sensor histidine kinase: MRTDTSIQPRSRRSPGVGARLLLAQALVLLAGGATTGVVAVIVGPPLFREHLNRAGLPHSSNEQFHAEEAYRYATAISVAVAIGVAALTALVVTWYFSRRLQRSIAEVASAATAVADGRYDIRVSPLRLGEDFGNLSRAFNRMSERLESVETTRRQLFGDLAHEIRTPVSVLKAYIEAVEDGVKTLDPETVAVLNDQASRLVRFSDDFAALAQAEEGPGAVTPQWIDPQAAIVTTVSAAVDRYAEKDVALTFDAANPLPEVWVDPLRLAQVIGNLLDNALRHTPARGRVEVDAAAKPGAVIITVRDNGDGIAAEHLPHVFERFYRADVARDRSHGGAGIGLAIAKALTEAHSGRITAASRGPGLGSTFTIELPARTDRRDD; encoded by the coding sequence ATGAGGACAGACACGAGCATTCAACCCAGGTCGCGGCGCAGTCCTGGAGTCGGGGCGCGACTCCTGCTGGCGCAAGCCTTGGTGCTCCTCGCCGGCGGCGCAACCACCGGGGTCGTCGCCGTCATCGTCGGTCCGCCGCTGTTTCGGGAACACCTGAACCGCGCCGGACTTCCTCACTCATCCAATGAACAGTTCCATGCCGAGGAGGCCTACCGGTACGCCACCGCAATCTCCGTCGCGGTGGCGATCGGCGTAGCCGCATTGACCGCGCTGGTTGTGACCTGGTATTTCAGCCGTCGCCTGCAGCGCTCTATCGCCGAGGTCGCATCGGCCGCCACTGCAGTCGCCGACGGCCGCTATGACATCCGTGTGTCGCCGCTGCGCTTGGGGGAGGATTTCGGGAACCTGTCCCGCGCGTTCAATCGGATGTCCGAACGGCTCGAATCGGTCGAGACCACCCGGCGCCAACTCTTCGGTGACCTCGCCCACGAGATTAGGACACCCGTCTCGGTACTCAAGGCCTACATCGAGGCCGTCGAGGACGGAGTGAAAACCCTTGACCCCGAGACGGTTGCCGTGCTCAACGATCAAGCCAGCCGGCTGGTGCGCTTCTCCGATGACTTCGCCGCGCTCGCTCAAGCCGAGGAAGGTCCCGGCGCGGTCACACCGCAGTGGATCGACCCCCAGGCCGCGATCGTCACCACCGTGTCTGCCGCAGTCGACCGATACGCGGAGAAGGACGTCGCGCTGACCTTCGATGCCGCGAACCCGCTGCCCGAGGTGTGGGTAGACCCTCTGCGCCTGGCACAGGTGATCGGGAACCTTCTCGACAACGCTCTGCGCCACACCCCCGCGCGAGGCCGCGTCGAGGTCGACGCGGCGGCAAAGCCCGGCGCAGTAATCATCACGGTGCGCGACAATGGTGATGGCATCGCTGCCGAGCACCTCCCGCACGTGTTCGAACGCTTCTACCGCGCCGATGTGGCCCGCGATCGAAGCCACGGCGGCGCGGGGATCGGGTTGGCCATCGCCAAAGCACTCACCGAAGCCCACAGCGGCCGCATCACGGCGGCCAGCCGCGGACCAGGCCTGGGCAGTACCTTCACCATCGAGCTACCCGCACGCACGGACCGCCGTGACGACTAA
- a CDS encoding DUF305 domain-containing protein — protein MKRKTLAVGAATLAALVTVGACSNTSTMQGASSSSVSAPSSTLATEAHNQADAMFTQHMIPHHQQAIEMSDMLLGKQGIDPRVVDLAKQIKAAQAPEIEQMQAWLTQWGMSTMPMMPGMDDMPGHSGMPSASAAPSESGTPTQSMMPGMPGMPGMGDMPGMEGMMSEADMAALQNAQGVEASKLYLTQMVKHHEGAITMAQKEIKDGQFPETVALARSIVTSQQQEIDTMNKILASL, from the coding sequence ATGAAGAGGAAGACGCTGGCCGTCGGTGCGGCCACCTTGGCGGCGCTGGTCACCGTTGGTGCCTGTAGTAATACCAGCACTATGCAGGGAGCTTCGTCGTCGTCGGTGTCGGCGCCTTCGTCGACATTGGCCACCGAAGCCCACAATCAGGCTGATGCCATGTTCACCCAGCACATGATCCCGCATCACCAACAGGCCATCGAGATGAGCGACATGCTATTGGGTAAGCAGGGAATCGACCCGCGAGTGGTGGACCTGGCCAAGCAGATCAAGGCTGCTCAGGCTCCCGAGATCGAACAGATGCAGGCCTGGCTCACGCAGTGGGGCATGTCCACGATGCCGATGATGCCCGGGATGGACGACATGCCCGGTCACAGTGGGATGCCCAGCGCCAGTGCCGCGCCCAGCGAATCCGGTACGCCGACTCAGTCGATGATGCCTGGAATGCCGGGCATGCCCGGTATGGGTGATATGCCGGGGATGGAGGGCATGATGTCCGAGGCGGACATGGCCGCCTTGCAAAACGCCCAGGGGGTGGAAGCCTCCAAGTTGTACCTGACGCAGATGGTCAAGCATCACGAGGGTGCAATTACCATGGCGCAGAAAGAGATCAAGGACGGCCAGTTCCCCGAAACGGTCGCGTTGGCACGCTCGATCGTCACCAGCCAGCAGCAGGAAATCGACACCATGAACAAGATCCTGGCCTCGTTGTAG
- a CDS encoding multicopper oxidase family protein — protein sequence MNGGSVGTTILTRRTFLAATLAASTAAMAACGKPTNVNPATDPIAVAEAARPHTGRTVTAALTPGPADIDLGGPVARTLAYNNSVPGPLIRANVGDELAISVTNGLDHPSSLHWHGIALRNDMDGATPATPNIDPSSNFTYRFSAPHPGTYWAHPHTGLDADYGLYAPVIIDDPAEPGRYDAEWIVVLDDWTDGIGSSPRQLYEGLRPVSGAGGHSGGMPGMPGMSGTPGMPGVPGVGGVGASALLGGDAGDVSYPFYLANGRIAAAPTTFTARPGQRIRMRIVNAASDTAFRVALAGHRMTVTHTDGFPVVTTEVDALLIGMGERYDVLITTGDGVFPFVASAEGKNALARALLSTGAGAAPDPTFMPPELQRRVGTVGVFTAAPEAVLDVTRADVALSARLSGSMASYDWTINGRPFEDTVPLTVRQGQKATLTFTNTTMMWHPMHLHGHTFQVIKPDGTPGPRKDTVIVLPMQELTVALAADNPGVWMMHCHNTYHQEAGMMTSLNYSP from the coding sequence ATGAACGGTGGGAGCGTCGGCACGACGATATTGACACGACGCACGTTCCTGGCGGCCACCCTCGCCGCCAGTACCGCCGCCATGGCCGCGTGCGGAAAGCCTACAAATGTCAACCCGGCTACGGATCCGATCGCGGTCGCTGAAGCCGCGCGGCCCCACACCGGGCGCACCGTCACCGCGGCGTTGACACCTGGGCCGGCGGACATCGACCTGGGCGGACCCGTCGCCCGCACATTGGCGTACAACAACAGCGTTCCCGGACCGTTGATCCGCGCCAACGTCGGCGACGAACTGGCGATCAGCGTCACCAACGGTCTGGACCACCCGTCTTCGCTGCACTGGCATGGCATCGCGCTGCGCAACGACATGGATGGCGCAACGCCGGCGACCCCGAACATCGACCCGTCATCGAACTTCACCTACCGGTTTTCCGCGCCTCATCCCGGTACCTACTGGGCGCACCCGCACACCGGCCTCGACGCCGACTACGGGCTCTACGCGCCGGTCATCATCGACGATCCGGCCGAGCCGGGACGCTACGACGCCGAGTGGATCGTGGTGCTCGATGACTGGACCGACGGAATCGGTTCCAGCCCGCGGCAGCTCTACGAGGGGCTGCGTCCCGTCTCGGGAGCCGGCGGCCACTCGGGTGGCATGCCCGGTATGCCCGGCATGAGCGGAACACCAGGAATGCCAGGGGTTCCCGGTGTCGGAGGCGTTGGCGCGAGCGCACTTCTCGGGGGCGACGCGGGTGACGTCAGCTACCCCTTCTACCTGGCGAACGGTCGCATTGCGGCGGCACCGACCACTTTCACCGCTCGCCCTGGGCAGCGGATAAGGATGCGGATCGTCAACGCGGCATCCGATACCGCTTTTCGGGTCGCGCTGGCCGGGCACCGGATGACTGTCACCCATACCGACGGTTTCCCTGTGGTGACGACCGAGGTGGACGCGCTGCTGATTGGCATGGGTGAGCGCTATGACGTGCTCATCACCACCGGTGACGGCGTGTTCCCCTTCGTCGCCTCGGCCGAAGGGAAGAACGCGCTCGCGCGAGCCCTACTGTCCACCGGCGCCGGTGCCGCACCCGATCCGACGTTCATGCCACCCGAACTGCAGCGCCGGGTCGGCACCGTCGGCGTGTTCACCGCCGCGCCCGAGGCGGTCTTGGATGTCACCAGGGCCGATGTCGCTCTGTCGGCCCGGCTTTCCGGTTCCATGGCGTCCTACGACTGGACGATCAACGGCAGACCGTTCGAAGACACCGTCCCACTGACTGTAAGGCAAGGCCAGAAGGCGACGTTGACCTTCACCAATACCACCATGATGTGGCATCCCATGCACCTGCACGGCCACACCTTTCAAGTGATCAAGCCGGACGGGACTCCGGGCCCACGCAAGGACACCGTCATAGTTCTGCCGATGCAGGAGCTGACGGTGGCGCTCGCCGCCGACAACCCGGGCGTCTGGATGATGCACTGCCACAACACCTATCACCAGGAAGCCGGCATGATGACGAGCCTGAACTACTCGCCCTAG